One Candidatus Tectomicrobia bacterium genomic region harbors:
- the rpmI gene encoding 50S ribosomal protein L35, translating into MPKLKTNRGAAKRFKFTGSGKAKRSKAHHRHILTKKTTKRKRGLRQGAIVEGADMKEIRRLLPYGG; encoded by the coding sequence ATGCCTAAGCTCAAGACCAACCGGGGCGCGGCCAAGCGCTTCAAGTTCACGGGGAGCGGCAAGGCCAAGCGCAGCAAGGCCCACCACCGCCATATCCTCACCAAGAAGACCACCAAGCGGAAGCGCGGCCTCCGGCAGGGGGCGATCGTCGAGGGGGCGGACATGAAGGAGATCCGCAGGCTCCTCCCCTACGGCGGCTAG
- a CDS encoding translation initiation factor IF-3, with the protein MGLRFRGRDIRPTQTGPRVNEDIRAREVRVIDDEGEQLGVMTVPDAIQAAQDRELDLVEVAPNSDPPVCKIMDFGRYKYSLQKKAQEAKKRQKVVELKEVKMRIKIEDHDYNIKKKNAERFLLDGNKAKVTIMFRGREVTHPDFGRRLLDRLANDLIEIATVEQTPLLEGRNMVMVLAPKPGVRPPAKPAGAPATEAPPKAADEAPRTPLADAMEKAGGAREEREEEKGSPNA; encoded by the coding sequence ATGGGTTTGAGATTCCGCGGCAGGGACATCCGTCCGACCCAGACGGGGCCGCGCGTGAACGAGGACATCCGGGCGCGCGAGGTGCGCGTCATCGACGACGAGGGCGAGCAGCTCGGCGTCATGACCGTCCCGGACGCCATCCAGGCGGCCCAGGACCGCGAGCTCGACCTCGTCGAGGTGGCCCCGAACTCCGATCCGCCCGTCTGCAAGATCATGGACTTCGGGCGCTACAAGTATTCCCTCCAGAAGAAGGCCCAGGAGGCCAAGAAGCGCCAGAAGGTGGTCGAGCTCAAGGAAGTGAAGATGCGCATCAAGATCGAGGACCACGACTACAACATCAAGAAGAAGAACGCCGAGCGCTTCCTGCTCGACGGCAACAAAGCGAAGGTGACCATCATGTTCCGGGGCCGCGAGGTCACGCACCCGGACTTCGGGCGGCGGCTCCTCGACCGGCTGGCGAACGACCTGATCGAGATCGCCACGGTCGAGCAGACCCCTCTCCTCGAGGGCCGGAACATGGTGATGGTGCTGGCACCCAAACCGGGCGTCCGGCCGCCGGCCAAGCCGGCCGGCGCCCCGGCCACGGAGGCTCCCCCCAAGGCGGCGGACGAGGCCCCTCGGACACCCCTGGCCGATGCGATGGAGAAGGCGGGCGGCGCCCGCGAAGAGCGAGAAGAGGAGAAGGGAAGCCCAAATGCCTAA